Part of the Acidobacteriota bacterium genome is shown below.
CCAGCCGATGGCCGTCGGGTAGAAGAGCAGGTCGGCGCCCTGCAGCGCCGTGAGGCGTGCGCCCTCCGGGAACCACTGATCCCAGCACACGAGCACGCCAATGGTCGCGTGCGCCGTCTTCCACGCGCGGAAGCCGGTGTCGCCCGGCGTGAAATAGAACTTCTCGTAGTAGAGCGGGTCGTCCGGGATGTGCATCTTCCGGTAGAGACCCAGGATCGATCCGTCGGCGTCGATCACGACGGCCGTGTTGTGATAGAGGCCGGCGGCGCGCCGCTCGAACAGCGAGGCGACGACGACGACGTGGTGCTTGCGCGCGAGCCTGGCGAACGCCTCGGTCGTCGGCCCCGGGATGGTCTCGGCGAGCGCGAAGAACCGGTGATCTTCGACCTGGCAGAAGTACTGCGAGGCGAAGAGCTCCTGCGTGCAGAGCACCTCGGCGCCCGCGGCCGCGGCGCGCTCGAGCAGCGTCAACTGCCTGGCGCGGTTGCGCTTCGGGTCGTCGCCGCAGGCCATCTGGGTGAGGCCCACGCGCACGACCTGCGACGGGGAACGAACCTTTCTGCGGG
Proteins encoded:
- a CDS encoding carbon-nitrogen hydrolase, which translates into the protein MARRKVRSPSQVVRVGLTQMACGDDPKRNRARQLTLLERAAAAGAEVLCTQELFASQYFCQVEDHRFFALAETIPGPTTEAFARLARKHHVVVVASLFERRAAGLYHNTAVVIDADGSILGLYRKMHIPDDPLYYEKFYFTPGDTGFRAWKTAHATIGVLVCWDQWFPEGARLTALQGADLLFYPTAIGWHPSEKAEHGRAQHEAWELMQRSHAVANGCFVCAPNRVGHELVKGAGGRPVNDEGIEFWGQSFVAAPNGQVLARAAVARDEVLVVDCDLAQVELSRTHWPFLRDRRIDAYGDLTRRFVDARREDR